Genomic segment of Verrucomicrobiota bacterium:
CAGAAAGCATCCAGTCGTACAAAATGCGACACTTCTCATTTTTAATGACGCCATGTCTTTGTCTCTTTGCCTGCATTTCTCATGGAATTGAGATGTCGGGCTTGACGACTGATTGGTGAGGGCGCGCACATCGGTGCGTAACCGAGCCAGGAAGAAGAAACAACCGGCATGTCGGTCCAAGGATGGGCTCAATTCGTTCCGAAAAAAGAATCGATGACAAGGTCAGATGCGAAGGAGACTGAAACATATCAACAGACTTCAATTTGCATACATTTCCCATAAATCCTTTTTCCCTTGTTTTAACTTTGTTTGAGCCAATCCGGTGAGAATTGCAGGCTAGACCAAGTACTGGTTCATGTTGTGTTTGGCATTCGAGAAACGGTCCGTTTCAAGGCCAAGCTGCTGCAACATAGTAATGTAAAGATCGCCGAGCAAGGGAGCGTTGGGAGCATCCCTGTCAAAGGCATGATGACTTCCATGCTTGAGGCCGCCGCCGGCCAGGAGGATAGGCAGGTTGGCGTTAGAGTGGCGGCTCGCATCACCCATGCCTGCGCCCCAAATAACAAGCGTGGAATCGATGAGGGGATTTCCTTCAGTATCCGTCTTGGTCTTCAGTTGACCAATGAAACCGGCCAGCAGCTTCATATGCTGTTCCTCAATCTTAATCAGGTCCTTGATCATGTTGGAGTCATTTCTGTGGTGGGAAAGCGCGTGATAGCCAGCGGACAACATTTCTCCATTGATGGTGAAAACCTGTCCCAAGCCTGGCAGCATCATGGTAATGACACGTGTCGAATCTGTCTCCAGAGCGAGCGCTATCAGATCATACATGAGCGCCTGGTTTTCCAGCATCAGGGTGGGAGCTATCGGGTCGAAGGCAGGTAGTTGGTAATCAACTTCGGGTCTCGGTTCGTGTAATCCCTTGAGCTGACGAGCCATCCGTTTTTCAAGATCGCGTACAGAGGAAAAGTACTCCTCCAGTTTACTTTTGTCTTCGTTACTTACTCGATTCTGCAACTGCTTTGCTTCACTGGTCACTTTATCGAGCGAGCTGTTTCCAGTCTTCAACAAGTATTCGGTGCGGTCCACATCTGCTGGAAGTCCGAACAGCGTTTGATAAACAACACTGGGTCGTTCCATCATGGGCAAAGGGATGCCCTGCTCATTAAAGACCATCTTTTGCTGATTACTCCCTCTTCCAGCACTTATTTGGAGCGATTCGAAACGGGTGTGAGCACCTATCTTTTTGGCGGCAATCTGATCGAGAGTCACATCTCCCGCGTTTCGTCCGCTCAAATAGTTGTCCCAGTTCTTGTGCCCATTGGGTGCACGGTGATCGAGACCTGAAAAAATCGAGAGCTTATCTTTATGGCGAACGAGATCCTTGAGCAGCGGAGTAACCGTATACTCGCTCCCGGTTTCTTTGGGGAATAAAGCGGGGGCATGTAGTCCTAGGTTTGCCCCAATGCAAACCAGGCGCTTGGCCTTGGCTGCTTGGTTGGCGATGCCACTCGCCGCAGACAGCTTAGGCAATGAAGCGAGGGAAGGTAGGGCGAGTGAAACGCCTACTGCCCGCAAAAACTGACGACGATTTAGGGTATTATCTATCATAGGGTATCTTGGGAAAGATTTATAGTTCTAAACATTGCCTGATAAAATTGAAGCTTAAAAAGATCGATAGATAAAGGCGGATTGCTATAAGTAGAAATTAAACTACGAAAAGCGCGAAAGTACGCGAAAAGGTTGTTGTAGCGGATTCTGGTTCGTTTACGTGTTTCGCGGCCTTTCGCGCTTTTCGTAGTTCTGAATTAAATTATTCTTTTCATACGATGTTATATTTCAAGATCCCGGTAATAGCTCTTGGTTTGTTTTCTTGGTCGTTATTAGCGGACCAGCCCGATTTTCTTATTTTCACTGACGATGACTTGAGCCAGTTCGACATCACCCCTTACGGCGCGGAAGATGTCCGGACTCCCAACTTTCAAAAACTGGCTGATGAGGGGATGCGGTTTAATCGTGCCTTTACTGCGTCTCCAGCGTGTGCACCAAGTCGGGCAGCGATGCTTACCGGACTGATGCCAGCACGGAATGGCGCTATGGCAAACCACACTTACAAAAGAGAGAACATCCCATCGCTGCCTCCCCTGCTGCACGCATTGGGGTATGAAATTGCTGCTTTCGGAAAGGTCGCTCACGGTAAGGATTCCGACCGTCACGGATTTGATTACATCAATGCCAAATATGATCGGGAGACAATAGAGACCTGGCTGAAGCAGCGGGATTCAAGCAAACCGCTTTGCCTCTTCTTTGGATCACGGTCGCCTCATGTTCCTTGGCCGGCGAATGACGGTTACGATCCGGATAAACTCCGCCTACCACCCAACCACATCGATACTCCCCAGACCAGAGAGTTTAGGGCTCGATACTACACCGATATCGAGATTTCGGATACAGAGTATGGTTATGTAAGAGAGCTCGCGGCGAAGTACCTCAACAAAAACCTGCTTACCATTATGTCATCCGATCACGGATCGCAATGGCCGTTTGCTAAATGGAATCTTTATGATGCGGGAATCCAGGTGCCGTTTCTTGTATCCTGGCCGGGACACATCAAGGCGGGAACGCAAACGGATGCCATGGTCTCCTGGATCGATATTCTTCCCACCCTTATTGATATTGCTGGTGGCAAAACCGATCCCGGAATCGACGGCCGTTCCTTCGCCAAGGTTTTGAGCAATCCAGAAGCCTCACATCGCGACCGTATCTTCACCATCCACGACAACGACGGTCGCGCCAACGTATATCCTATCCGCTCCGTCCGCACAGACCGCTGGAAATACATCCGCAACCTCCAGCCCACCTGGATTCACAGCACCCATTCCT
This window contains:
- a CDS encoding DUF1552 domain-containing protein, with amino-acid sequence MIDNTLNRRQFLRAVGVSLALPSLASLPKLSAASGIANQAAKAKRLVCIGANLGLHAPALFPKETGSEYTVTPLLKDLVRHKDKLSIFSGLDHRAPNGHKNWDNYLSGRNAGDVTLDQIAAKKIGAHTRFESLQISAGRGSNQQKMVFNEQGIPLPMMERPSVVYQTLFGLPADVDRTEYLLKTGNSSLDKVTSEAKQLQNRVSNEDKSKLEEYFSSVRDLEKRMARQLKGLHEPRPEVDYQLPAFDPIAPTLMLENQALMYDLIALALETDSTRVITMMLPGLGQVFTINGEMLSAGYHALSHHRNDSNMIKDLIKIEEQHMKLLAGFIGQLKTKTDTEGNPLIDSTLVIWGAGMGDASRHSNANLPILLAGGGLKHGSHHAFDRDAPNAPLLGDLYITMLQQLGLETDRFSNAKHNMNQYLV
- a CDS encoding sulfatase, with product MLYFKIPVIALGLFSWSLLADQPDFLIFTDDDLSQFDITPYGAEDVRTPNFQKLADEGMRFNRAFTASPACAPSRAAMLTGLMPARNGAMANHTYKRENIPSLPPLLHALGYEIAAFGKVAHGKDSDRHGFDYINAKYDRETIETWLKQRDSSKPLCLFFGSRSPHVPWPANDGYDPDKLRLPPNHIDTPQTREFRARYYTDIEISDTEYGYVRELAAKYLNKNLLTIMSSDHGSQWPFAKWNLYDAGIQVPFLVSWPGHIKAGTQTDAMVSWIDILPTLIDIAGGKTDPGIDGRSFAKVLSNPEASHRDRIFTIHDNDGRANVYPIRSVRTDRWKYIRNLQPTWIHSTHSYRFRKDDAGAYWWSWDRAAEKDPVAGAIVAKYHTRPEEELYDLDSDPWELNNLAALPQMADKLLQLRAELDDWLVSQTDPMKVTVEPWRFGDAEFLEPATKGEDW